GCCAATCCCGGCCAGCCGGGGGTCGAGCGGACCATCTGGCTGCGGCTCAAGCTGATCGCGGATGGCGGGCTGGTCGGGCTGCCCAATGCCGGGAAATCGACCTTCCTCGCTGCGACCTCGAATGCGCGGCCCAAGATCGCGGATTATCCCTTTACCACGCTGCATCCCAATCTGGGCGTGGTCGGCGTGGACGGGCGCGAATTCGTCATGGCGGATATTCCCGGCCTGATCGAGGGCGCGTCCGAGGGCAGGGGGATCGGCGACCGGTTCCTTGGCCATATCGAGCGATGCTCGGTCCTGCTGCATCTGATCGACGCCACGGCGGTGGATGTGCTGGCCGATGCGCAGACGGTTCTGGACGAGCTTTCCGCCTATTCGCAGATCCTGACCGAGAAGCCGCGTATCACCGTGCTGAACAAGATCGACGCGGTGGATGACGAGACGCTGACCGAGACCCGCGCCATGCTGGCCGAGAAGCTGGGCACGCAGGTCATGCTGATGTCCGGTGCGACCGGCAAGGGAGTGCAGGAGGTGCTGCGCGCGCTTTGGACCGAGATCGCGCCCTC
This genomic window from Paracoccus sediminicola contains:
- the obgE gene encoding GTPase ObgE, with the translated sequence MKFLDLAKVYIRSGAGGAGSVSFRREKYIEFGGPDGGDGGRGGDVVAEAVEGLNTLIDFRYQQHFFAKNGQHGMGRQRTGAGGDDIVLKVPVGTEILEEDQETVIADLTEVGQRVTLARGGNGGFGNLHFKSSTNRAPRNANPGQPGVERTIWLRLKLIADGGLVGLPNAGKSTFLAATSNARPKIADYPFTTLHPNLGVVGVDGREFVMADIPGLIEGASEGRGIGDRFLGHIERCSVLLHLIDATAVDVLADAQTVLDELSAYSQILTEKPRITVLNKIDAVDDETLTETRAMLAEKLGTQVMLMSGATGKGVQEVLRALWTEIAPSRAVAKKDEGEWRP